ATTAGAATTTACTAATAGACTTTTAAAAACTATATCTAGTAATAATAGAAAGGCAACAATAATAAGACCTTCAATAGAAATAGGAGCAACAGTTGGAACACATGCTGGGCCTGTTTCAGCAATATTATTTGTTCCTAAGTTATTGTAATGAGAGTATATAGATTAGATTCAAGTACACAAAGAATGAAAATATCTTTGTATTTAAGACAAGTGCAAGGGTATTCAGGTAGAAGTTTAAGAAGTATTAAAGTATTTTTAGATGGTAAACAAGTAAAAACTACTAAAAAATTGCCTTCTAGGGGAATATTAAAAGTATTGGAAAAGGAAAAAGGAACTAATATAGAGCCAATAAAAATGGATTTAGATATAGCTTTTGAAGATGATGATATATTAGTTGTTAATAAACCTTACGGAATAATAACGCATCCTACTTTAAAAAAGGTAGATATGACTTTGGCAAATGGGATAGTATATCATATAAATACAGTTCCAAGATTTTACAATAGATTAGACATGGATACAACAGGCCTTATAGTAGTCGCTAAAAATGCTTATACACAATCTTTTCTTCAAAACTTTGGAGATGTTAATAAAAAATACTTGGCAGTAGTAGAGGGTAAACTAGAAAAAGAAGAAATAGTTGTTGAAGAAAAAATATTTAGGGTTGAAAATGAATTGGCTCGTGTAATTGATGAAAAAGGACAAGAAGCTAAAACTAAAATAAAGGCTATAAAATATTTTGAAAAAAGTAATGTTAGTCTTATAGAATGTGAACTATATACAGGGAGAACACATCAAATAAGGGTACATACTAAACATATAGGGCACCCTATAATAGGAGATAAACTATATAATCCTAATTCTGAGTTTAAATGTAGGCAAATGCTACATGCATATAAATTGTCTTTTATTCACCCTAGAACTAAAAAAAGAATAGATATAGAAATTAAACCATATAAAGATATGATAGAATGGAGTTGATAATATGGGAATGTTAGGAAATATTACAGTTTCGCCTACTGTGATAAAACAAATAATTTTAGAAACTATAAAAGAAATACCAAATGTTATTGGTATAGCTAAGGAATCTAAAAATCAAATTAGTGGATTTTTTAAATCTGATGGACAAAAACACAAAGAATTGGAAGTAGAAATGAGTGATACTGAGTGTGTTATAGATTTAAGTATTACTGTAGAATATGGTGCTAAACTTATGGAAGTTGCTGAAAATCTACAAGAAGTTATTGCTAAAAAAGTAGAAGAATTAAGTGGCTTAAGTGTAAAAGAAATTAATGTAGTAATTTCAAAAGTTGAAAAGAGAACTACAGAAAATGTACCGAAAGAGAGAGTGGAAAATGTTTAAAATATTAAGATTTATTATTCATACTGCTTTATTAGTAGTAGCAGGAGCATTATTAGTTTATTTAATAATCTCACCAGAAACAGTTAAAGAAATATTAGGGTATATAGCATCTAAATTTGATGAAAAAGTATATCAATTAATAGCTATTATTGTATTAATATTATACTTTGTAATATTTGTATTTTCATATATGGAAACCCTATTTAGTAAGAAAAACTCAGTAACGGTAAAAACAACATCAGGTAAAATAGAAGTAAACTTTACAACTTTGGAATCTATAACTAAAACATTTTTAGGAACAAAAGATATAGTTAAAAATGTTAAGGTCGCAATAGTACCTACATACAATACTCCTAAAATAGATGCAGATATAGAATGTTATAAAACTGAAAATTTAAATGAAAAATTAGAAATTGTTAAAAACGAATTAAAAGAACATATTACATCTATGGTAGGTTTAAAACCTAATAGTATAAACCTAAAAGTTGTTAAGATAGATACAGAAGTAGCAGTTGAAACTATTAAGGCGGAAGAATTTATAGGAGAAGAAGTAAAACAAGAACAAGAATAAAATATAAAAATAGTAATTACTAAATGTGGTTGCTATTTTTTTATTTATATTTTTTGCAATAAAGAGAAGTAATAATAAAATTAAATATTTTAAGATTTAGAAAATCTATTTGACAAATTTTTTTAAAGGTGTATAATATTAATAGGATGAAGATCACATCACACTTAGTTTATAGTGGAAAAGGGTGTGGTCGCTTTTTTATAATCATTAAAGGAGAAACATTATGGAAGTAAGTGATATTGAAAATATAAGCAAAATGTTAAAACCCCCTTTAACGTTTGAGAAACAGCTTGAAAAATTGATTAATGAAAAGAACATTATAATAAAAAATAAAAAACTTGTATTAGATTTTTTAAAACATAATAATTATTATCAAATATCAGGTTATATACATTTATTTAGAAATGAAAAAATAGAATTTGAGTATATAAAAAATATAATGATATTTGATAGTAAGTTTAGTGAATTAATGATGTATATAATATCAATAATTGAAAAAAGTATAAAAACAAATTTAGCATATTATTTTGCTCATAATTATGAATATAGGAATATTTCATATTTAGATAAAGAAACATTTATGCCACAAAAAAATATTAAAGAAACTAATGAAGAATATAAAAATAAAAGAATTTTAATAGAAGAAAAACACAGTAAATTCATAAAAGAATTTGAAATAAGTAAAAAAAAGAAATGAAAAATTGCCATATATAAAACATCATAAATATAAATATAATGGTTATTTGCCTATTTGGGTGGGTGTAGAATTATTTACATTTGGCAATATAAAATATTTTTATTCAATGCTAAATACGAATGTAAAAAAAATGATTTCTAAAGAATATGATTTAAATGATTATATTTTTTATGATTGGTTAGAAAAACTAAGGCGTTTTAGAAATATGGTAGCACATAATCAAAGATTATATGGAGTGAGTATTTCAATACCTAAAAGTTCTAAAAAAATTAAATTGAGAAGTGGTAAAATTTTTGATTATATACTTATTTCTAAAAATTTTTTTAAAGATAATGAAAATTGGAATGGATATGTATTAAATGAAATGGAAAAAATAATAAAAGAACATAATATAGAAATAGATAAATTAGGTTTTACATATGATTGGAAAATGTTATTGAAAAAATAAAAATAATTTAGAACTATTATAGTTCTTTTTTTTTATAAAAAATAGGATTAGTCGTATAATAAAATAGTAGTAAAAAAAATTTAAAAATGCTAAAATAAAAGAGTAAAAAACAATAAAAACAAAGGTAAACAAGAAATAGAATGGGAGAACAATGGAACAGAGAGCGTTAAGAATAGAGATTTTTAAAATACTATTTGAATATGAAGTTATGAAAAACGATGTATATAACAAAAGAATAGAGAATTTTTTAAAAGAAAACAAACTAAATAAATCAAAGACAGATTTTTTTATTTCATACATTAAAGATTGTATTGAAAAAGAAAATGACTTAATAGATTTAATTAAAATTAAGTTAAGTGGTTGGACTTATGAAAGGTTAGGAGTAGTTGAAAGAACTCTTTTAAAAATGTCGTTTTATGAAATTGAAATTAAGGATATAGGTTACGAGATAGTAATAAATGAAACATTAGAAATAGCAAAAATATACGGAGATACAAAAACTAATAAATTTTTAAATGGAATATTAGCCGAATTAGTAAAAGGTAAATAAAAATGGAAAAGATAATAAAATTTGTGGATGAAAAAAAAACATACAAACAAATATTATTAACTCTTAGAGATAATGATACAATAATACTAGACCTTGGAGATACAAAATTACCTGTAATATTTTTAAATTATCTTTTAAAAATATATAGACTTTGTAAATCTAAAAATAAAGATATAGTTTTTTTATCTAAGAATGAAATAAATGGAGATTTAAAAAAATACTTTAGATTTTTTAAAGATTATGAAGAGTATAAAAATACTAGTATATATTTTAATTTTCAAGTAAAATTATATATTAATAATGACTCTACTAGAAATTTACTTAAAAATATATTTTCGGAAAATGGTTTTTTGACAAAAGAAAGAAAAGAATCTAATTTTTTAAATAAAAATCATGATTGTAGAATGAAAGATATTTATATAATTGATTATGATACATATAAAAAAGAAAAACTTATAGAAATAGAAAAAATAAAAAAACAAAATCCTGATACTGTGGTAATACTTTTAATAAGTTCTGAATCAAGAGAATCAGCACTTAAAATGGTTAATTTAGGTATTGATAGTATAATTGAAAAGCCTATAAATCAAGAGGAACTTTTGGCAATAGTAAAAAAATTAGCCAACGCCTCTAACTTAAAATTTGAAAATATTGAGTTAAATGCTAAAATTAGAAAACTATATGAAAATATTGAAAATGAAATAAGTTTAGCTAAAGATATACAACAAAGTTTTTTGCCTGAAAATAATATAAAGTTTAATGGTTATAATATTTCATATATATTTGAACCATCACAAGGTATAGGTGGAGATTTTTGTGATGTGGTAGAATTAAATGAAAATGAAATAGCAGTAGTGTTTGCAGATATATCAGGTCATGGTATACCATCATCATTATTATCATCTATGTTAAAAGTATTCATTAGAAATGAGATAAAACAATATGCTAATACAAGTAAATTTTTAGAAAATCTTAATGAAAAAGTCATTAATATATTTCCAAAAGGAAAGTTTGTTAGTATGTTTTATATGATTATTGATACAAAAAATAATGTAATGAAATATTCTAAGGCAGCCCAAGAACCAGCATTGTATTTATCTAAAAATAAAGTTAAAGAATTAGAAACAGATGGTCAAGTATTAGGGTTATTTTCTAAAAAAATGTTTCCTGATATGGTAGTTTTTGAGCAAAAAGAAATAGAATTTGAAAAAGATGCTGTCCTTTTATTATATACTGATGGTATAACAGAAGCAGAAAAAGATAATGAAATGTATGGTATAGATAAATTGAAAGAAGAATTTTTAAAAAATGGTAGAAATATAGAAAATATAAAAGAAAGTTTATCAACTTACCTATTAGAAGATGATTTGACTTTACTAATTATATATAGAGATGAGTGATAAGACTGTAATTTTATTATGGTCTTTATTATTTTCTATTTTATGTTGCTTTTACACGTATTTAGAGTTATAATATAAGTGTGAAAAGAACTAAGAAAGGAAAGTTTTTATGAAATATAAAGAAAAAATAATAAATTATCTTGAAAAATCTGGGGGAATAATAACTAGCAAATATTGTGTATTAAATGAAATTCCTAGTGTATATTTAACAAGATTAGTTAGAGATAATATATTAAAAAAAATATCGCAAGGAATATATGTTACTGAAAATGCGGATTTTGATGAGTTATATTTTTTTCAATTAAGATATAAAAAAACTATATTTTCATATTATACAGCACTTTATCTTTTAGGTTTGTCTGATAAAATTATACAAAACATAGATGTTACAGTAGAAAGTGGTTATAAATTTAATGAAATAATGCCTAATGTGAATATAAAATATGTTAAAAAAAGTTTATTTAAATTAGGAGTAATAGAAGTTGAAACAATGTTTGGGAACAAAGTAAGAACATATTGCTTTGAAAGAATAATATGTGATTTTATAAAAAATAAAAATAATATTGATATAGAAATTTATGCTAAAATTATAAGAAAATATATAAATTATAAAAATAAAAATTTAGAGTTATTATATGAAATTGCAAGTAAAATGGGAATTTTAAAAGAAGTTATGGAGATATATTATGAATAAGGTGAAATTGATAAATACTTGTCATAAAATAAAAGAAAAAACAAATTTATCTTTTAATTCAATAATAGCACATTATTTTTTGGAAAAAATTTTAGAGAAAATATCAAAAAGTATTTATGGTATGAATTTTATATTTAAGGGTGGTTTTGTTTTATCTAATTTTGTTGGAATAACTTCAAGAACAACATCTGATATAGATTTTCTTTTATATGGAATAGAATTTACAAGAGAAAATGTACTAGGAATTCTTGAAACAGTTTTATATAAAAATAATGATGAAATAACATATAAAATTATAAGTATTGAAGAAATAAAAGAACTAGATAGATATAGTGGGTATAGAGTAAAAATTTTATGTAAGCTTGAAAATATTAGACAAGTTATACCTTTGGATATAGCAATAGGGGATGTAGTTACACCTAATCCTATAAGTTATAATTATAAAACTATTTTTTTGGATAAAGAAATAAATATCAAAGCATATACAATTGAAACTATGATTGCAGAAAAAATAGAAACAATTTATAAAAAAAATATTTTTAATACAAGAAGTAAAGATTTTTATGATATATATATATATTATATAAAACTAGGAAAAAAGATATTGATATGAAAATATTAAGAAAGGCGTGTGAAAATACTTTTAAATTTAGAGAAAGTGAATATGATATATTTAAGATAAAAAAATTAATTATAGAAATTTCGAAAAATCAATTATTTATTGATAGGTGGAATTTATATTTGAAAAATAATAGTTATGCAGAAGGAATAAGTTTTGAAAATGTTATTAATGTTATAATAGATGTAATAAATGAAATTGATAAATAAAATTAAACAGGAGAAAGAAAATGAATAAAAAAGTATACAAAGTAAGCAATATGACTTGTAGTTCTTGTGTAAATAAAATAGAAAAAACTTTAGAAGAAAAAGGCTATAATTCTAAGGTTAATTTACTTTCTGAAAAATTAGTTATTTATACGGATAATGAAGATAAAATTAAAGAAATTATGAATAGTATAGGTTACCCTATAAGTGAATTTAAAGATAATAAAGAAATAGAAAAAGAACAAGGATTTCTAAAAATTATTGTACTTTTGTTAATTGCAATATTTAGTATGAGTCCTATACCTGTTTATGCAAAGTGGGTTTTAGCAAGTATTTCAATGATACTTTGTTACCAACTTTTATTAGAT
This portion of the Oceanivirga salmonicida genome encodes:
- a CDS encoding Abi family protein translates to MPYIKHHKYKYNGYLPIWVGVELFTFGNIKYFYSMLNTNVKKMISKEYDLNDYIFYDWLEKLRRFRNMVAHNQRLYGVSISIPKSSKKIKLRSGKIFDYILISKNFFKDNENWNGYVLNEMEKIIKEHNIEIDKLGFTYDWKMLLKK
- the amaP gene encoding alkaline shock response membrane anchor protein AmaP encodes the protein MFKILRFIIHTALLVVAGALLVYLIISPETVKEILGYIASKFDEKVYQLIAIIVLILYFVIFVFSYMETLFSKKNSVTVKTTSGKIEVNFTTLESITKTFLGTKDIVKNVKVAIVPTYNTPKIDADIECYKTENLNEKLEIVKNELKEHITSMVGLKPNSINLKVVKIDTEVAVETIKAEEFIGEEVKQEQE
- a CDS encoding nucleotidyl transferase AbiEii/AbiGii toxin family protein, whose product is MNKVKLINTCHKIKEKTNLSFNSIIAHYFLEKILEKISKSIYGMNFIFKGGFVLSNFVGITSRTTSDIDFLLYGIEFTRENVLGILETVLYKNNDEITYKIISIEEIKELDRYSGYRVKILCKLENIRQVIPLDIAIGDVVTPNPISYNYKTIFLDKEINIKAYTIETMIAEKIETIYKKNIFNTRSKDFYDIYIYYIKLGKKILI
- the nusB gene encoding transcription antitermination factor NusB: MEQRALRIEIFKILFEYEVMKNDVYNKRIENFLKENKLNKSKTDFFISYIKDCIEKENDLIDLIKIKLSGWTYERLGVVERTLLKMSFYEIEIKDIGYEIVINETLEIAKIYGDTKTNKFLNGILAELVKGK
- a CDS encoding type IV toxin-antitoxin system AbiEi family antitoxin domain-containing protein; the encoded protein is MKYKEKIINYLEKSGGIITSKYCVLNEIPSVYLTRLVRDNILKKISQGIYVTENADFDELYFFQLRYKKTIFSYYTALYLLGLSDKIIQNIDVTVESGYKFNEIMPNVNIKYVKKSLFKLGVIEVETMFGNKVRTYCFERIICDFIKNKNNIDIEIYAKIIRKYINYKNKNLELLYEIASKMGILKEVMEIYYE
- a CDS encoding RluA family pseudouridine synthase, which gives rise to MRVYRLDSSTQRMKISLYLRQVQGYSGRSLRSIKVFLDGKQVKTTKKLPSRGILKVLEKEKGTNIEPIKMDLDIAFEDDDILVVNKPYGIITHPTLKKVDMTLANGIVYHINTVPRFYNRLDMDTTGLIVVAKNAYTQSFLQNFGDVNKKYLAVVEGKLEKEEIVVEEKIFRVENELARVIDEKGQEAKTKIKAIKYFEKSNVSLIECELYTGRTHQIRVHTKHIGHPIIGDKLYNPNSEFKCRQMLHAYKLSFIHPRTKKRIDIEIKPYKDMIEWS
- a CDS encoding SpoIIE family protein phosphatase, translated to MEKIIKFVDEKKTYKQILLTLRDNDTIILDLGDTKLPVIFLNYLLKIYRLCKSKNKDIVFLSKNEINGDLKKYFRFFKDYEEYKNTSIYFNFQVKLYINNDSTRNLLKNIFSENGFLTKERKESNFLNKNHDCRMKDIYIIDYDTYKKEKLIEIEKIKKQNPDTVVILLISSESRESALKMVNLGIDSIIEKPINQEELLAIVKKLANASNLKFENIELNAKIRKLYENIENEISLAKDIQQSFLPENNIKFNGYNISYIFEPSQGIGGDFCDVVELNENEIAVVFADISGHGIPSSLLSSMLKVFIRNEIKQYANTSKFLENLNEKVINIFPKGKFVSMFYMIIDTKNNVMKYSKAAQEPALYLSKNKVKELETDGQVLGLFSKKMFPDMVVFEQKEIEFEKDAVLLLYTDGITEAEKDNEMYGIDKLKEEFLKNGRNIENIKESLSTYLLEDDLTLLIIYRDE
- a CDS encoding Asp23/Gls24 family envelope stress response protein, whose protein sequence is MGMLGNITVSPTVIKQIILETIKEIPNVIGIAKESKNQISGFFKSDGQKHKELEVEMSDTECVIDLSITVEYGAKLMEVAENLQEVIAKKVEELSGLSVKEINVVISKVEKRTTENVPKERVENV
- a CDS encoding Abi family protein, translating into MEVSDIENISKMLKPPLTFEKQLEKLINEKNIIIKNKKLVLDFLKHNNYYQISGYIHLFRNEKIEFEYIKNIMIFDSKFSELMMYIISIIEKSIKTNLAYYFAHNYEYRNISYLDKETFMPQKNIKETNEEYKNKRILIEEKHSKFIKEFEISKKKK